GCTGTTCAAGTAAGATACAATTTCTTGCTTATGACTAGGGCTAATCACCTTTACAGTAAAACCGCCCACGGATATTCCAACCAAGAAGCATAGGAGCACTAAAAAGTAAAGAATAATATTATTCCTTATATTGGATTTCATTGAATTCAAAATAGAATTATGCATAAATAGCTTCCTTTCTTAAGTTTATTCTATACAGAATATGCTAAAAAAAGAAAACTTATGCTTATCTTGTCCAAGTATAAAACGATGATGCTATCGATTTTTTGAATATAAATTTGTATAAGTTAGCATTGCGACAATAGTCTTTGAATCTTTTATTTCCCCTGTTTCTATTTTATTTAAAATTTCATCCATAGAAAGTTCAATAATTTCGATGTTTTCATCCTCATCTGGATTAGAAATGCCTTCTTTCAAGTTTTTTGCTACATAAATATGGAGTTTTTCATTTGAAAAGCCAGGCGCAGTATAAAACTCTATCAATTTTTCTACGTGGTCTGTAGTAAATCCAGTTTCTTCTTCCAATTCTCTAACTGCACACCGAACTAAATTTTCTCCAGGCTCAATTTTTCCAGCGGGAATTTCAAGTAGTACTTCTTCAACTGCTTTGCGAAACTGTTTCACCAAGATAATTTTATTGTCTTCTGTAATCGGTATGATACCAACAGCTCCAGGATGCTCCACAATTTCTCTTTTAGAATATTTTTTATTGGGTAGTTCTACAGTATCCACTCTTACATTAATAATTCTACCCTCATATATCCTTTCTGTTTTCATCGTTTTTTCTTCAAAGGTCATTTTAAACTTCCTCCTAATAAGTATATTTAATCTATAGATTCTTCTTTTATTAAAGTATGTGCATACATGGCTGCCGAGCTACAAGTTATGAAAAATTCTGGGTCTTCATTCAAATCCCTACCCATGGATTTGACACCTAAATCATATCGATTTAAAGCTTTCAATAAAACATTTTCTCTCACATTAATTATATGATGCTTATCTGCTAAATTTCCATCGATTATTTGTTTTTCAATAATTTTATTTTTTTCTGTGGAAAAAAGAGGAATTACAATATGAGATCTAGTTTTCGATATCATACCCAAAGTCGTAATGCTATGGTGGCTTATACCATAATGTCTTGCTCTCTTATCTCTAAATGTAATGCGTGGAACAGATATGGGTATGCCGCCTAAATCATTTACAGCATCAATTATATTCCCTTGCTCAATCCCTGTAAAGCCAAATTTTGTTCCAGTTCCTACAATGCCTGGTCCCATGGTCACAATAGCAACATCACATTTACAAACTTCTTTTGCCGCAATTAAACCATTGTATATATTGATTACTTCGTAGTCACCTCCAAATGCATGGCCTAGAGTTATAGTAACGTCAATGATGTTTTTCACTCGTAGCTCTTGTACGGAATTACTTAAATAGATAGGAAGCGCTGCTCCGTCCGTCATAATAAAAGCAATCTTTACATCTGGATTTAAATATTTTAATGTGGCCGAAATCGGAGCCAACATGCTATGTAGGGTACCTATAATTACTGGCATGTTATTTAAACTTTTAAAGCCGTTAAATAGTTCGTGGTATGGGCTTTCCTGCTCTTCTGCTGCAAAAACCTTAATCTGAAATGGGGTGTATCTCATTTTCATAATGTGGCCCCCTTGCTTCATTTGTTCATCTTCATTATTTAAATTGTATATTACAAAATGGTATCCACCGGTCCCAAGATTTAGATCTACTGCAGTTGTATTTAAAATAATTTCATGATTCTTATGGATTTGCCCCGTTAAAAAATCGTAATTGATGGCTTTTTCTAACTTACCATTCACATTTACCAGAACATCCGTTCTTCCATCTAGTTTGTCAAGGATTCGTACAACGTTTCCTCTCTTGATACTCATCATATAAATGCCTCTTTTCATCAGTATTTGATCAACAACCCAATTTATCAATAAAATTAAGAATTGGATTTTTCTTGATTATTTCTGTAATGGAATACTTTTCAGCAACGAGATGGATGCCTATCAATAAGACTAGAATAATACATTTTATCGGTAAAGTAAAACTAATTGCAGAGGATATTCCCAATACAACACCTAGCGTATTAGAACCAACGTCGCCCATCATGGTGTTCCCTTTCATATCTTCATAAAAATATCCGATTGCGTAGGCTACAGATGATAATACAATGACTTTAATCTCTTCTAAAATTCCGATTCCCATAAAAATAAATGAGATCAATAAAAATCCTTTCAATGCTCTTCCTGGCCTTAAATCTAATAGGTTAATTAGATTGGTAAATAAAGCAATTATCAAAGTATTGAGGACAATTTCAAAAACATTAAATGAAAGCATACTTCCTATAAAAAGAGAAATAAGCCCGCCTACAATCGCTTTAAAACCTCCCGTAGTCAATTTACCTCTTAGTAAGGACATGATATGTCCTTTAAATCCAGTAGCGTCTCTATTCCCTACGAGATCATCAATTAATCCTACTGTAGCCATAGTCATAATTCCTGTTAAAAAAATTAGCACCAATTCTTTCGTTCTATGATCACTATAAATAAAAGCGACAACTATACTGTTTATAATCACAATTGGTACAAATCCAATGCCCATGGAAACAGGAATCTGATCCCCTTTATAATTTTTTCTAATGATATTTGCATTGAACAACATCGCTTTTATAAAAGGCATCACGGTAAATGTTAATAATAGACTTATTCCAAAGCTAATAATTTTCAAAAGATCACCTTTTCTTTAAAGTTGTCACAATAGTTTTTTTAATTAAAACCCTTAATATTTGAAAAAACTGTCTTCCACGATGTATAAATCCAGACAAATCCCTACCAGTTTCATTATGGTGCATGTTGACTTCAATTTCTTGAATACGATATCCATTATTTAAAATATCAATGGTCATTCCCAATTCTACGCCATATCCAGTATAACTATGATTTATATGTTGAATTACTTCTTTTTTAAATGCTCGCTGTCCAGAGAGTACCGTATCCAATTGACGGCCAGTATTGATATAAACACCTGTTTTAGCTAGCTTTTTCACAAGCCCAAAGCCTCCTTTTTTTTTAGCACTGGGAAATTTGGCAATAGTGACATCTGCTACGTCTTCTATAATCGGTATGATTAATTTTTCAATATCTTTAGCACTTTCTTCTAAATCTGCATCTGCAAATACAATAATGTCAGCATCCTCTATAACCCTTTCTATGCCTTCATATAGGGCTTTTCCTTTGCCTTCATTCACTTCTTTGCGGACTACCTCAATTCCTTGAACCGATGATGCCTTTAGAAATGTATGGTCCTTCGAGCCATCATCCATTACTAGAATATTTTGTATCTGTGAAATACCTTTCACTGCCAATAAGGTATTGACAATCCGCTTTTCTTCGTTGTATGCAGGAATAATTACAGAAATAATTTTATTCAACAAACTCACCTCTCACTTGCTGCATTGAATAAAATGGGATTAAGGAATCCGCAGTTGCTTTTTCTCCATAGTGGCCCTCAGCTCCTAACAAAACATAGATTAAAGAAACTTGTCCGATTCTCGTATTAACATTATCAATTGTTGGAATTTTAATTTTTTTTAGGTTTGCTATAAATGAATTCTCTACATCTAATCGCTCCACTCCAATTACCTTGAAATTCAAATTATCTAACCTTTTGATTAGATTTACCTCTAACTTTTCTATCTTATTGTTTAAGTTTTCATTGCTTCCACCCGCTACGATAATACGATCTATCCCGATCCCTTCTAAATTCTCGTAAGGAAGATTGCAATGGATATATTCCTTTGTTATTAAATATTGAAATACTGCTGTTATTTCTTTTTTTAATAAAAAATTTGTTATCTCATTGTTGATAAAATATATCATATCCTCCGTTGTTTGTAGATTTAAACGAAATAATTCGTTGATCTCCCTCAGTTCTTCTCCATTTATACGAAAAGCTTTATTTAAATATTGAATCGTCACAGGAATGTTTGCACCTGATGACGCTAGAATATCTTTTAGGTCCACATAAAAATAATTGTCGGTTGTTTCAATGATGGCAACGTTCATACCTTGAAGTTTTTTATAAACTACATCTTCCACGATATTTTCGATCAATATATTCTGCTTTTCATTTAAATGAGACAGATTTTGTATTTTATTTTCTAATGCATCATTCTCTGCTTTAAAGTTATCAAATCGTCTTTCTAAACTATTAATTAATTCTTGCTGCTGTGTTACATATATATCATTTCCATTCATATTAAATCCTATAAATATTCCAATTGCTAAGGATAAAAATATGGAAGCAATCGAAACAATATAGTATCTCATATTGATTCCCACATAACCACACTCCTATAAACCAAGTATCATTCTGATCCGAATATTTAGTAGTTTAAACAGATTTTGAATTGGCTTGGATATGAGCATCACCATTGTAATTGGTATTAATGCTGCAATAACTAGCAAAATAATGTACTTTG
Above is a genomic segment from Alkaliphilus oremlandii OhILAs containing:
- a CDS encoding MraY family glycosyltransferase gives rise to the protein MKIISFGISLLLTFTVMPFIKAMLFNANIIRKNYKGDQIPVSMGIGFVPIVIINSIVVAFIYSDHRTKELVLIFLTGIMTMATVGLIDDLVGNRDATGFKGHIMSLLRGKLTTGGFKAIVGGLISLFIGSMLSFNVFEIVLNTLIIALFTNLINLLDLRPGRALKGFLLISFIFMGIGILEEIKVIVLSSVAYAIGYFYEDMKGNTMMGDVGSNTLGVVLGISSAISFTLPIKCIILVLLIGIHLVAEKYSITEIIKKNPILNFIDKLGC
- a CDS encoding copper transporter, giving the protein MGINMRYYIVSIASIFLSLAIGIFIGFNMNGNDIYVTQQQELINSLERRFDNFKAENDALENKIQNLSHLNEKQNILIENIVEDVVYKKLQGMNVAIIETTDNYFYVDLKDILASSGANIPVTIQYLNKAFRINGEELREINELFRLNLQTTEDMIYFINNEITNFLLKKEITAVFQYLITKEYIHCNLPYENLEGIGIDRIIVAGGSNENLNNKIEKLEVNLIKRLDNLNFKVIGVERLDVENSFIANLKKIKIPTIDNVNTRIGQVSLIYVLLGAEGHYGEKATADSLIPFYSMQQVRGEFVE
- a CDS encoding DUF3866 family protein, which gives rise to MMSIKRGNVVRILDKLDGRTDVLVNVNGKLEKAINYDFLTGQIHKNHEIILNTTAVDLNLGTGGYHFVIYNLNNEDEQMKQGGHIMKMRYTPFQIKVFAAEEQESPYHELFNGFKSLNNMPVIIGTLHSMLAPISATLKYLNPDVKIAFIMTDGAALPIYLSNSVQELRVKNIIDVTITLGHAFGGDYEVINIYNGLIAAKEVCKCDVAIVTMGPGIVGTGTKFGFTGIEQGNIIDAVNDLGGIPISVPRITFRDKRARHYGISHHSITTLGMISKTRSHIVIPLFSTEKNKIIEKQIIDGNLADKHHIINVRENVLLKALNRYDLGVKSMGRDLNEDPEFFITCSSAAMYAHTLIKEESID
- a CDS encoding glycosyltransferase family 2 protein — translated: MNKIISVIIPAYNEEKRIVNTLLAVKGISQIQNILVMDDGSKDHTFLKASSVQGIEVVRKEVNEGKGKALYEGIERVIEDADIIVFADADLEESAKDIEKLIIPIIEDVADVTIAKFPSAKKKGGFGLVKKLAKTGVYINTGRQLDTVLSGQRAFKKEVIQHINHSYTGYGVELGMTIDILNNGYRIQEIEVNMHHNETGRDLSGFIHRGRQFFQILRVLIKKTIVTTLKKR
- a CDS encoding NUDIX hydrolase; translated protein: MTFEEKTMKTERIYEGRIINVRVDTVELPNKKYSKREIVEHPGAVGIIPITEDNKIILVKQFRKAVEEVLLEIPAGKIEPGENLVRCAVRELEEETGFTTDHVEKLIEFYTAPGFSNEKLHIYVAKNLKEGISNPDEDENIEIIELSMDEILNKIETGEIKDSKTIVAMLTYTNLYSKNR